From one Notolabrus celidotus isolate fNotCel1 chromosome 24, fNotCel1.pri, whole genome shotgun sequence genomic stretch:
- the LOC117808375 gene encoding collagen alpha-1(XVIII) chain-like isoform X5, with amino-acid sequence MFKIHTWLLVLVLCAGSVEAWLWFKPPDTTTEAPEVTNSTLVSGTTGATSAANGTQRKEVVEDDNLSGVGEEILHVATGIQESGVSLLQLIGDPPPDEITRVYGPRGEASYVFTPGAVSGQPALAHIPNPFHRHFSLIFNIKPSSPSASVLFSITDGPQKLMYISVKLSAVRSQRQKVQFFYTEPDSEASYEAASFDVPSMVNTWTRFSLSVFEETVTFYQGCDSEPQVVKFERSPDPMELDAGAGIFVGQAGGADADKFQGEISNFKLVGNPRAAERLCDDEDDSDAASGDFGSGEGERRQSGSGRTVKTTPASFRPVPEPPVISSQGNRVKETGSSGAKGDKGDRGDKGLRGDTGPSGPKGESGSSFGSSSSSTGGGERGQKGEKGVKGSSGFGYSGNKGDPGAQGPPGPPGPPGPAAEVVRLGDGSVVQQMSGPAGPSGPPGSGGAPGPSGADGEPGDPGEDGKTGPAGPRGFPGTTGGPGSKGQKGERGEGQPGPRGPPGPPGIPGTGNGDRPTFFDMEGSGFSDSDRFRGSRGLPGPPGPPGPPGTSVALGANGPVVFGPPGPPGQDGVPGLPGPPGRPGAPGPPGSGGGGKGDDGELGLPGAPGEKQESQDSNPFTSFFSYFAPSSTGAQGDLGTPGTPGQTGLAGLPGPMGPVGPAGPPGPPGPPHHFGFGNEAGFDGANGLPGPPGPQGPPGIAGLPGKPGIPGSNGNKGSEGPRGSPGIPGLDGFSGQPGQKGDRGERGESGQPGRDGGAPGLPGPPGPPGPTTYQTTDYNDVYWNEGSQGGAGTPGRAGFPGPSGPKGDKGDSGPPGYAPKGEKGEPGVILGSDGRPQYLGGLAGLPGDSGPPGPIGPPGPYGPSGQKGEIGLPGRPGRPGLNGARGEQGEPGTGSGNSYPGPPGPPGPPGPPGASGPFDRHGGYDDYSRQYPAAKGEKGDPGPPGTLDIQGYGSVDIYTLRNEMKGETGSQGVKGEKGEPSGGYYDPRYGGSGYPGTPGPPGQKGDSIIGPPGPQGPPGQPGRGYDGQQGPPGPPGPPGPSLPGAYRGTQTINIPGPPGPPGTPGLPGHSSGVTVLRTYDTMTATARRQPEGSLVYILDQTDLFLRVRDGVRQVQLGSYIPLPNVDGNEVAAVEPPPVVPYSPDHHTHTQTHTHTDTSQRQPESPVHHGTDHHSQPDVHHSSNPDPRYPTHLDPRYQPDNRYQPDPRYPVPTDPRFPSYSDRLNQPDGRFSVHTTETRPAYPDPRYAVTPQRRPARPEPQIPVHHHHSGPGLHLIALNSPQSGSMRGIRGADYMCFTQAQAVGMKGTFRAFLSARLQDLHSIVRKADRDSLPIVNLKDEVLFDNWDAIFQDRRMKDNVPIYSFDGKDVMSDSSWQDKMLWHGSTNTGQRHVDSFCETWRVGDQALTGMASSLQSGSLLQQSSSSCSSSYVVLCVENSYVVHSKR; translated from the exons AAGAAAGTGGCGTCTCTTTGCTCCAGCTGATTGGAGACCCTCCACCTGATGAGATCACCAGGGTCTATGGTCCGAGGGGGGAGGCCTCCTACGTCTTCACCCCAGGTGCCGTGTCTGGCCAGCCGGCTCTGGCCCACATCCCCAACCCTTTCCACCGCCATTTCTCCCTAATCTTTAACATCAAAccttcatctccctctgcctctgtcCTCTTCTCCATCACTGATGGGCCTCAGAAGCTCATGTACATCAGCGTCAAACTCAGTGCCGTTCGGTCCCAACGTCAGAAGGTGCAGTTCTTCTACACCGAGCCCGACTCCGAGGCTTCATACGAGGCGGCCAGCTTCGATGTGCCGAGCATGGTGAACACATGGACCCGCTTCTCGCTGTCTGTCTTTGAGGAGACGGTGACTTTCTACCAGGGATGTGACTCTGAGCCACAGGTGGTGAAGTTCGAGCGATCACCCGATCCCATGGAGCTGGACGCAGGGGCGGGGATTTTTGTGGGCCAGGCAGGGGGAGCAGATGCTGACAAGTTCCAG gGGGAGATTTCAAACTTCAAACTGGTTGGAAACCCTCGGGCTGCTGAGCGTTTGTGTGACGACGAGGATGACTCTGATGCT GCTTCTGGTGACTTTGGCAGCGGTGAGGGTGAGAGGAGACAGTCTGGAAGTGGAAGAACTGTGAAG ACCACTCCTGCATCCTTCCGCCCCGTACCAGAACCTCCTGTGATTTCCTCACAGGGAAACAGAGTCAAAGAAACAG GTTCCAGTGGTGCTAAAGGGGACAAAGGAGACAGAGGTGACAAAGGCTTGAGGGGGGACACAGGCCCTTCAGGACCAAAGGGAGAGTCAGGCTCCAGCTTTGGCTCCAGTTCATCCTCAACGGGCggaggagagcgaggacagaAG GGAGAAAAGGGTGTAAAG GGCAGCAGCGGCTTCGGATACTCCGGTAACAAAGGTGATCCTGGGGCTCAAGGACCTCCAGGGCCCCCTGGTCCTCCAGGGCCtgcagctgaggtggttcgacTCGGAGATGGCTCTGTTGTGCAGCAGATGTCAGGACCAGCTGGACCATCGGGACCACCAGGGTCAGGCGGAGCCCCGGGACCttcaggagctgatggagagcCT GGTGATCCAGGAGAGGATGGAAAAACT GGTCCTGCAGGGCCACGTGGTTTTCCAGGAACTACAGGAGGTCCTGGTTCCAAAGGCCAAAAG GGTGAGCGTGGAGAGGGTCAACCAGGACCTAGAGGCCCCCCAGGTCCTCCAGGAATTCCTGGAACTGGCAACGGGGACCGTCCT ACGTTCTTTGACATGGAGGGATCAGGATTCTCAGACTCTGACAGATTCCGG GGTTCACGTGGTCTTCCAGGTCCACCAGGCCCTCCAGGCCCTCCTGGGACTTCAGTCGCTCTGGGAGCCAACGGTCCGGTAGTTTTTGGACCCCCTGGACCACCTGGACAGGATGGAGTACCTGGTCTACCA GGCCCTCCTGGTCGTCCAGGTGCCCCGGGTCCACCAggatcaggaggaggaggaaag GGTGACGATGGTGAGCTCGGCCTTCCTGGGGCACCAGGAGAAAag CAAGAGTCGCAGGACTCCAACCCTTTCACCAGCTTCTTCTCTTACTTTGCTCCGTCCTCTACG GGGGCTCAGGGTGACTTAGGAACGCCAGGGACACCTGGACAGACTGGACTTGCAGGGCTCCCAGGTCCCATGGGACCAGTTGGACCCGCTGGACCTCCTGGGCCACCAGGACCACCGCACCACTTTGGATTT GGGAATGAGGCTGGATTTGATGGGGCCAATGGCTTGCCTGGCCCACCTGGACCACAG GGTCCACCTGGTATTGCTGGTCTACCT GGTAAGCCAGGTATACCAGGCAGCAATGGAAACAAAGGATCTGAGGGACCGAGAGGATCTCCTGGGATACCGGGACTCGATGGGTTCTCTGGACAGCCG ggtcaaaagggagacagaggagagagaggagaatcg ggtCAGCCAGGGCGAGACGGAGGGGCACCTGGACTTCCAGGGCCTCCTGGACCACCAGGACCTACCACCTACCAGACAACAGAC TATAATGACGTATATTGGAACGAAGGGTCACAG GGAGGAGCTGGTACCCCAGGCCGAGCAGGATTCCCA gggCCTTCAGGAccaaaaggagacaaaggagatTCTGGTCCTCCTGGATATGCACCTAAA GGAGAGAAGGGAGAACCTGGTGTCATCCTGGGGTCTGATGGGAGACCTCAGTACCTTGGTGGTCTGGCAGGATTGCCG GGTGACAGTGGACCCCCTGGCCCAATAGGACCTCCA GGTCCATATGGTCCTTCAGGCCAGAAGGGAGAGATTGGGCTACCAGGTAGACCG GGTCGTCCAGGTCTGAATGGCGCcagaggagagcagggagaACCAGGCACTGGATCTGGAAACAGTTATCCT GGTCCTCCAGGTCCACCAGGGCCCCCTGGACCTCCTGGAGCTTCAGGTCCCTTCGACAGGCACGGA GGATATGATGATTACTCCAGGCAGTACCCAG cTGCTAAAGGAGAGAAAGGTGATCCTGGACCACCGGGGACACTTGACATTCAAG GTTACGGGTCGGTGGATATTTACACTTTAAGG AATGAGATGAAaggagaaacaggaagtcaaggcgtaaaaggagagaaaggagaaccAAGTGGAGGATACTATGACCCCCGCTATGGAGGGAGCGGATACCCAGGGACGCCAGGACCACCT GGCCAGAAAGGTGACTCCATCATTGGCCCACCAGGCCCTCAGGGACCACCTGGTCAACCAGGTCGAGGCTACGATGGGCAACAGGGACCACCAGGGCCTCCTGGACCTCCAGGACCATCCTTACCTGGAGCTTACAGGGGCACACAGA ctatcAATATTCCTGGACCACCGGGACCACCTGGAACACCTGGACTACCTGGACACTCCTCTGGG gTGACCGTGTTGAGGACCTACGACACCATGACAGCCACCGCCCGGAGACAACCTGAAGGCTCGCTGGTTTACATTTTGGACCAAACCGATCTGTTCTTGAGGGTCAGAGATGGAGTCCGTCAAGTGCAG CTTGGGAGCTACATCCCCTTACCCAACGTGGAT GGTAATGAGGTTGCAGCTGTGGAGCCCCCTCCAGTCGTCCCCTACTCCCCAGAccatcacacgcacacacagacacacacgcacaccgaCACCTCTCAAAGGCAACCTGAGAGTCCAGTCCACCACGGCACCGACCATCACTCACAGCCAGACGTGCATCACTCGTCAAACCCGGATCCACGCTACCCGACTCACCTTGATCCTAGATACCAGCCCGACAATCGTTACCAGCCGGATCCGCGATACCCGGTACCCACAGATCCCAGGTTCCCCAGTTACTCAGACCGGTTAAATCAACCGGACGGACGATTTTCTGTCCACACAACCGAGACTCGCCCTGCGTATCCGGACCCTCGCTATGCAGTCACCCCTCAGAGAAGACCAGCTCGTCCTGAGCCCCAGATTCCAGTCCACCATCATCATTCTGGTCCAGGG ctccacctcatCGCCCTTAACAGTCCTCAGAGCGGCTCCATGAGGGGAATCCGGGGTGCAGACTACATGTGCTTCACTCAGGCTCAGGCCGTCGGGATGAAAGGAACTTTCCGGGCCTTCTTGTCCGCCAGACTCCAAGATCTCCACAGCATCGTCCGCAAGGCTGACAGAGACAGTTTGCCGATAGTCAACCTAAAG GACGAGGTTCTGTTTGACAACTGGGATGCCATCTTTCAAGACCGCAGGATGAAGGACAACGTGCCAATCTACTCCTTCGATGGCAAAGACGTTATGAGTGACAGCTCATG GCAAGACAAGATGCTGTGGCACGGGTCGACCAACACTGGCCAGCGGCATGTTGACAGCTTCTGCGAGACGTGGCGTGTAGGCGACCAGGCGCTGACCGGTATGGCATCGTCACTGCAGAGCGGCAGCCTCCTCCAGCAGAGCTCCAGCAGCTGCTCCAGCTCCTACGTGGTGCTGTGTGTGGAGAACAGCTACGTCGTCCACTCCAAGAGatag
- the LOC117808375 gene encoding collagen alpha-1(XVIII) chain-like isoform X4, giving the protein MFKIHTWLLVLVLCAGSVEAWLWFKPPDTTTEAPEVTNSTLVSGTTGATSAANGTQRKEVVEDDNLSGVGEEILHVATGIRKFVESLDATTTLTPTLTARTTNGGRTEKVEGANPNTTEESGVSLLQLIGDPPPDEITRVYGPRGEASYVFTPGAVSGQPALAHIPNPFHRHFSLIFNIKPSSPSASVLFSITDGPQKLMYISVKLSAVRSQRQKVQFFYTEPDSEASYEAASFDVPSMVNTWTRFSLSVFEETVTFYQGCDSEPQVVKFERSPDPMELDAGAGIFVGQAGGADADKFQGEISNFKLVGNPRAAERLCDDEDDSDAASGDFGSGEGERRQSGSGRTVKTTPASFRPVPEPPVISSQGNRVKETGSSGAKGDKGDRGDKGLRGDTGPSGPKGESGSSFGSSSSSTGGGERGQKGEKGVKGSSGFGYSGNKGDPGAQGPPGPPGPPGPAAEVVRLGDGSVVQQMSGPAGPSGPPGSGGAPGPSGADGEPGDPGEDGKTGPAGPRGFPGTTGGPGSKGQKGERGEGQPGPRGPPGPPGIPGTGNGDRPTFFDMEGSGFSDSDRFRGSRGLPGPPGPPGPPGTSVALGANGPVVFGPPGPPGQDGVPGLPGPPGRPGAPGPPGSGGGGKGDDGELGLPGAPGEKGAQGDLGTPGTPGQTGLAGLPGPMGPVGPAGPPGPPGPPHHFGFGNEAGFDGANGLPGPPGPQGPPGIAGLPGKPGIPGSNGNKGSEGPRGSPGIPGLDGFSGQPGQKGDRGERGESGQPGRDGGAPGLPGPPGPPGPTTYQTTDGGAGTPGRAGFPGPSGPKGDKGDSGPPGYAPKGEKGEPGVILGSDGRPQYLGGLAGLPGDSGPPGPIGPPGPYGPSGQKGEIGLPGRPGRPGLNGARGEQGEPGTGSGNSYPGPPGPPGPPGPPGASGPFDRHGGYDDYSRQYPAAKGEKGDPGPPGTLDIQGYGSVDIYTLRNEMKGETGSQGVKGEKGEPSGGYYDPRYGGSGYPGTPGPPGQKGDSIIGPPGPQGPPGQPGRGYDGQQGPPGPPGPPGPSLPGAYRGTQTINIPGPPGPPGTPGLPGHSSGVTVLRTYDTMTATARRQPEGSLVYILDQTDLFLRVRDGVRQVQLGSYIPLPNVDGNEVAAVEPPPVVPYSPDHHTHTQTHTHTDTSQRQPESPVHHGTDHHSQPDVHHSSNPDPRYPTHLDPRYQPDNRYQPDPRYPVPTDPRFPSYSDRLNQPDGRFSVHTTETRPAYPDPRYAVTPQRRPARPEPQIPVHHHHSGPGLHLIALNSPQSGSMRGIRGADYMCFTQAQAVGMKGTFRAFLSARLQDLHSIVRKADRDSLPIVNLKDEVLFDNWDAIFQDRRMKDNVPIYSFDGKDVMSDSSWQDKMLWHGSTNTGQRHVDSFCETWRVGDQALTGMASSLQSGSLLQQSSSSCSSSYVVLCVENSYVVHSKR; this is encoded by the exons AAGAAAGTGGCGTCTCTTTGCTCCAGCTGATTGGAGACCCTCCACCTGATGAGATCACCAGGGTCTATGGTCCGAGGGGGGAGGCCTCCTACGTCTTCACCCCAGGTGCCGTGTCTGGCCAGCCGGCTCTGGCCCACATCCCCAACCCTTTCCACCGCCATTTCTCCCTAATCTTTAACATCAAAccttcatctccctctgcctctgtcCTCTTCTCCATCACTGATGGGCCTCAGAAGCTCATGTACATCAGCGTCAAACTCAGTGCCGTTCGGTCCCAACGTCAGAAGGTGCAGTTCTTCTACACCGAGCCCGACTCCGAGGCTTCATACGAGGCGGCCAGCTTCGATGTGCCGAGCATGGTGAACACATGGACCCGCTTCTCGCTGTCTGTCTTTGAGGAGACGGTGACTTTCTACCAGGGATGTGACTCTGAGCCACAGGTGGTGAAGTTCGAGCGATCACCCGATCCCATGGAGCTGGACGCAGGGGCGGGGATTTTTGTGGGCCAGGCAGGGGGAGCAGATGCTGACAAGTTCCAG gGGGAGATTTCAAACTTCAAACTGGTTGGAAACCCTCGGGCTGCTGAGCGTTTGTGTGACGACGAGGATGACTCTGATGCT GCTTCTGGTGACTTTGGCAGCGGTGAGGGTGAGAGGAGACAGTCTGGAAGTGGAAGAACTGTGAAG ACCACTCCTGCATCCTTCCGCCCCGTACCAGAACCTCCTGTGATTTCCTCACAGGGAAACAGAGTCAAAGAAACAG GTTCCAGTGGTGCTAAAGGGGACAAAGGAGACAGAGGTGACAAAGGCTTGAGGGGGGACACAGGCCCTTCAGGACCAAAGGGAGAGTCAGGCTCCAGCTTTGGCTCCAGTTCATCCTCAACGGGCggaggagagcgaggacagaAG GGAGAAAAGGGTGTAAAG GGCAGCAGCGGCTTCGGATACTCCGGTAACAAAGGTGATCCTGGGGCTCAAGGACCTCCAGGGCCCCCTGGTCCTCCAGGGCCtgcagctgaggtggttcgacTCGGAGATGGCTCTGTTGTGCAGCAGATGTCAGGACCAGCTGGACCATCGGGACCACCAGGGTCAGGCGGAGCCCCGGGACCttcaggagctgatggagagcCT GGTGATCCAGGAGAGGATGGAAAAACT GGTCCTGCAGGGCCACGTGGTTTTCCAGGAACTACAGGAGGTCCTGGTTCCAAAGGCCAAAAG GGTGAGCGTGGAGAGGGTCAACCAGGACCTAGAGGCCCCCCAGGTCCTCCAGGAATTCCTGGAACTGGCAACGGGGACCGTCCT ACGTTCTTTGACATGGAGGGATCAGGATTCTCAGACTCTGACAGATTCCGG GGTTCACGTGGTCTTCCAGGTCCACCAGGCCCTCCAGGCCCTCCTGGGACTTCAGTCGCTCTGGGAGCCAACGGTCCGGTAGTTTTTGGACCCCCTGGACCACCTGGACAGGATGGAGTACCTGGTCTACCA GGCCCTCCTGGTCGTCCAGGTGCCCCGGGTCCACCAggatcaggaggaggaggaaag GGTGACGATGGTGAGCTCGGCCTTCCTGGGGCACCAGGAGAAAag GGGGCTCAGGGTGACTTAGGAACGCCAGGGACACCTGGACAGACTGGACTTGCAGGGCTCCCAGGTCCCATGGGACCAGTTGGACCCGCTGGACCTCCTGGGCCACCAGGACCACCGCACCACTTTGGATTT GGGAATGAGGCTGGATTTGATGGGGCCAATGGCTTGCCTGGCCCACCTGGACCACAG GGTCCACCTGGTATTGCTGGTCTACCT GGTAAGCCAGGTATACCAGGCAGCAATGGAAACAAAGGATCTGAGGGACCGAGAGGATCTCCTGGGATACCGGGACTCGATGGGTTCTCTGGACAGCCG ggtcaaaagggagacagaggagagagaggagaatcg ggtCAGCCAGGGCGAGACGGAGGGGCACCTGGACTTCCAGGGCCTCCTGGACCACCAGGACCTACCACCTACCAGACAACAGAC GGAGGAGCTGGTACCCCAGGCCGAGCAGGATTCCCA gggCCTTCAGGAccaaaaggagacaaaggagatTCTGGTCCTCCTGGATATGCACCTAAA GGAGAGAAGGGAGAACCTGGTGTCATCCTGGGGTCTGATGGGAGACCTCAGTACCTTGGTGGTCTGGCAGGATTGCCG GGTGACAGTGGACCCCCTGGCCCAATAGGACCTCCA GGTCCATATGGTCCTTCAGGCCAGAAGGGAGAGATTGGGCTACCAGGTAGACCG GGTCGTCCAGGTCTGAATGGCGCcagaggagagcagggagaACCAGGCACTGGATCTGGAAACAGTTATCCT GGTCCTCCAGGTCCACCAGGGCCCCCTGGACCTCCTGGAGCTTCAGGTCCCTTCGACAGGCACGGA GGATATGATGATTACTCCAGGCAGTACCCAG cTGCTAAAGGAGAGAAAGGTGATCCTGGACCACCGGGGACACTTGACATTCAAG GTTACGGGTCGGTGGATATTTACACTTTAAGG AATGAGATGAAaggagaaacaggaagtcaaggcgtaaaaggagagaaaggagaaccAAGTGGAGGATACTATGACCCCCGCTATGGAGGGAGCGGATACCCAGGGACGCCAGGACCACCT GGCCAGAAAGGTGACTCCATCATTGGCCCACCAGGCCCTCAGGGACCACCTGGTCAACCAGGTCGAGGCTACGATGGGCAACAGGGACCACCAGGGCCTCCTGGACCTCCAGGACCATCCTTACCTGGAGCTTACAGGGGCACACAGA ctatcAATATTCCTGGACCACCGGGACCACCTGGAACACCTGGACTACCTGGACACTCCTCTGGG gTGACCGTGTTGAGGACCTACGACACCATGACAGCCACCGCCCGGAGACAACCTGAAGGCTCGCTGGTTTACATTTTGGACCAAACCGATCTGTTCTTGAGGGTCAGAGATGGAGTCCGTCAAGTGCAG CTTGGGAGCTACATCCCCTTACCCAACGTGGAT GGTAATGAGGTTGCAGCTGTGGAGCCCCCTCCAGTCGTCCCCTACTCCCCAGAccatcacacgcacacacagacacacacgcacaccgaCACCTCTCAAAGGCAACCTGAGAGTCCAGTCCACCACGGCACCGACCATCACTCACAGCCAGACGTGCATCACTCGTCAAACCCGGATCCACGCTACCCGACTCACCTTGATCCTAGATACCAGCCCGACAATCGTTACCAGCCGGATCCGCGATACCCGGTACCCACAGATCCCAGGTTCCCCAGTTACTCAGACCGGTTAAATCAACCGGACGGACGATTTTCTGTCCACACAACCGAGACTCGCCCTGCGTATCCGGACCCTCGCTATGCAGTCACCCCTCAGAGAAGACCAGCTCGTCCTGAGCCCCAGATTCCAGTCCACCATCATCATTCTGGTCCAGGG ctccacctcatCGCCCTTAACAGTCCTCAGAGCGGCTCCATGAGGGGAATCCGGGGTGCAGACTACATGTGCTTCACTCAGGCTCAGGCCGTCGGGATGAAAGGAACTTTCCGGGCCTTCTTGTCCGCCAGACTCCAAGATCTCCACAGCATCGTCCGCAAGGCTGACAGAGACAGTTTGCCGATAGTCAACCTAAAG GACGAGGTTCTGTTTGACAACTGGGATGCCATCTTTCAAGACCGCAGGATGAAGGACAACGTGCCAATCTACTCCTTCGATGGCAAAGACGTTATGAGTGACAGCTCATG GCAAGACAAGATGCTGTGGCACGGGTCGACCAACACTGGCCAGCGGCATGTTGACAGCTTCTGCGAGACGTGGCGTGTAGGCGACCAGGCGCTGACCGGTATGGCATCGTCACTGCAGAGCGGCAGCCTCCTCCAGCAGAGCTCCAGCAGCTGCTCCAGCTCCTACGTGGTGCTGTGTGTGGAGAACAGCTACGTCGTCCACTCCAAGAGatag